In the Sebastes fasciatus isolate fSebFas1 chromosome 20, fSebFas1.pri, whole genome shotgun sequence genome, one interval contains:
- the map3k14b gene encoding mitogen-activated protein kinase kinase kinase 14 isoform X5, with the protein MRGGEGLAGPSHRPTSESGDAARHRQTHDHRGAPRGRGESLCLHSGTGRESVSMETALLSDTEDEDFDVAAKLPSLHHLQRKQRRKPRRRSQEDGEQPPIIQGLWVQEIDWLKSTGRETTSSSAEIIPPPPQFTDCSHGDSECVRGLEDVSLSDDRGDSDSDCGLEQDSDSIYTHESESDSSCAAEDATQTPDSFKARMSSLTFDRMQVSGFTSCSHSKWDSDSTGCVQSLLGVSDSSDTPSAVNASQCAFGLEDMSDIDTVLDGLRGIVTRLPKLFVSPFFRGLIKQTLNDRETSTPVNEGLIFHHLLEPSSSQYREGEEYCVLHHIQNGSYGDVLCVRDQRTGFTCAAKRVSQERIPLSHFSSEEVSTWSALNSPRVVELFGAVREGLNVVLFMDLKPACLAQLLKEMKSLPEDLALHYLHQSLGALEHLHHRKVLHLDVKVDNVLLSADCRDTFLCDFGLSETLDDNGWSTNAFRGAAFPGTETHMAPEVARGDQLCAKVDVWSSCCMLLHMLNGCHPWIRYYSHPLCLQIVDEPPPLWEVPSNCNNFTAKVFRAGLQKDPDRRASAKELRRKTTKALRAGRRVTCSGIIFICIIMMIINVGGLSPWSVKSACEKLHHNKSQNEDAPCSLSTKPSAPMYWVSPWRTTAVDEDSNDSADGDSDSEVEADSLTREWEPKSLQDDYAADGRDWDSCSGSEVDIYMAEEEQDQEKWLKSDGDYEGDWEEEGDEEEEEEEEEEWDSSVSTGYLRALRGIFPLLQKGQQTNENSWGSEPELEYLRDDVAIGTRIQTPSPEPRDDPPSCFSCSDSSQLDASEKESDHSSDDLSSGVFSSCNSQTDGHMEWLTSANQHSSHCFEGVDIWIENVQGECLRIRERRQVKVGHVAIGISDQISGKAFTLETLDRKTVSFEQEIRESCLWLRCVPAPDRCQRWRWRVRDGKLELRE; encoded by the exons ATGCGAGGAGGAGAAGGACTCGCTGGTCCAAGCCATCGCCCCACATCTGAGTCGGGTGATGCAGCACGGCACCGCCAAACACATGATCACCGAGGGGCGCCACGTGGCCGAGGAGAATCCCTTTGTCTCCATAGTGGCACAGGCAGAGA GTCTGTCAGCATGGAAACCGCCCTCCTGAGTGACACGGAGGACGAGGACTTCGACGTGGCCGCCAAACTCCCATCACTCCATCACCTCCAGAGGAAACAACGCAGGAAACCCAGAAGACGGAGCCAGGAGGACGGAGAGCAACCTCCAATCATCCAGGGTCTGTGGGTGCAGGAGATTGATTGGCTGAAATCGACAGGCAGAGAGACGACGTCATCATCGGCTGAGATCATACCGCCTCCTCCTCAGTTTACTGACTGCAGCCATGGAGACTCTGAGTGTGTCAGAGGATTAGAGGATGTGTCGCTATCAGACGACAGAGGAGACTCAGACTCTGATTGCGGCCTGGAGCAggactctgactctatttacacTCACGAGAGCGAGTCAGACTCGTCCTGCGCTGCAGAGGACGCCACACAAACACCTGatagttttaaagccagaatgTCAAGTTTAACCTTTGACCGGATGCAGGTGTCCGGTTTTACCTCCTGCTCTCATTCCAAGTGGGATTCAGACTCTACAGGGTGCGTTCAAAGCCTGCTGGGAGTTTCAGATTCCAGCGACACCCCCAGCGCTGTGAATGCATCCCAGTGTGCCTTTGGTTTGGAGGACATGAGTGACATTGACACAGTTTTGGACGGCCTCAGAGGCATAGTGACGCGGCTGCCAAAGCTCTTTGTTTCACCGTTCTTTAGAGGTTTGATCAAACAGACTCTGAACGACAGGGAGACCAGCACGCCTGTCAATGAAGGACTCATATTTCACCAT CTACTCGAGCCCAGCAGCAGTCAGTACCGTGAGGGAGAGGAGTACTGCGTCCTGCACCACATCCAGAACGGCTCCTACGGTGACGTGCTCTGTGTCCGGGACCAGAGGACTGGATTCACATGTGCTGCCAAGAGGGTAAGCCAAGAAAGA ATTCCTCTGAGTCACTTCAGCAGCGAGGAGGTGAGCACGTGGAGCGCTCTCAACTCGCCTCGTGTTGTGGAGCTCTTTGGGGCTGTGAGGGAGGGCCTCAACGTTGTGCTCTTCATGGACCTGAAGCCAG CATGTTTGGCCCAGCTTCTGAAAGAGATGAAGTCCCTACCAGAGGATTTGGCCCTGCACTACCTGCATCAGTCACTGGGGGCGCTAGAGCACCTGCACCACAGGAAGGTCCTCCACCTGGATGTCAAAG TTGACAATGTGCTGCTgtctgcagactgcagagacaCATTCCTCTGTGACTTTGGTCTCTCAGAGACACTCGATGACAACGGATGGAGCACCAATGCGTTCAGGG GAGCGGCGTTCCCCGGCACAGAGACCCACATGGCCCCCGAGGTGGCACGAGGGGATCAACTGTGCGCCAAGGTGGACGTGTGGAGCAGCTGCTGTATGCTACTGCACATGCTCAACGGATGCCACCCGTGGATACGCTACTACTCCCACCCGCTGTGTCTCCAG ATTGTCGATGAGCCTCCTCCTCTGTGGGAGGTGCCGTCCAACTGCAACAACTTCACGGCCAAAGTGTTCAGAGCCGGACTCCAGAAAGATCCTGACAGACGAGCGTCGGCGAAGGAGCTCCGGAGGAAAACCACCAAGGCCCTCAGAGCAGGTCGGCGTGTTACATGTTCAGGAAtcatctttatttgtataataatgatgataataaacg TTGGAGGTTTGAGTCCCTGGTCCGTCAAAAGTGCCTGTGAGAAGCTGCATCACAACAAGAGCCAGAATGAGGACGCCCCTTGCTCTTTGTCAACTAAACCATCAGCCCCGATGTACTGGGTGAGTCCCTGGAGGACCACCGCAGTGGACGAGGACAGCAATGACTCGGCGGATGGTGACTCAGACTCTGAAGTGGAGGCCGACTCCTTAACGAGGGAATGGGAGCCTAAATCCCTGCAGGATGATTACGCCGCAGACGGAAGAGACTGGGACTCCTGCTCTGGTTCAGAGGTGGATATATACATGGCAGAGGAGGAGCAAGATCAGGAGAAGTGGCTGAAGAGTGACGGGGACTATGAGGGGGACtgggaagaggaaggagatgaagaggaggaggaggaggaggaggaagagtgggACTCCTCTGTGTCTACAGGGTATCTCCGTGCTCTCCGGGGAATTTTCCCTTTGCTGCAAAAAGGCCAACAGACAAATGAGAATTCATGGGGATCAGAGCCGGAGCTGGAATACCTCCGAGACG ATGTAGCCATCGGCACCAGAATCCAGACCCCGTCCCCTGAACCTCGAGACGACCCTCCGTCCTGTTTCAGCTGCTCGGACTCATCACAGCTGGATGCCTCAGAGAAG GAGTCTGATCACTCGTCTGATGATCTGAGCTCTGGAGTCTTTTCCTCCTGCAACAGTCAGACAGACGGACACATGGAGTGGTTGACCTCAGCCAATCAGCACTCCTCGCACTGCTTCGAAG GTGTTGACATCTGGATAGAGAACGTCCAGGGCGAGTGTCTGAGGATTCGTGAACGCCGGCAGGTCAAAGTGGGACACGTTGCTATCGGAATCAGTGATCAG ATCTCAGGGAAAGCCTTCACGTTGGAGACCCTGGACAGGAAGACGGTGTCCTTTGAACAAGAGATCAGAGAGTCCTGTCTGTGGCTGCGCTGCGTTCCTGCTCCTGACAGATGTCAGCGCTGGAGGTGGAGAGTCAGAGACGGCAAGCTGGAGCTGAGAGAATGA
- the map3k14b gene encoding mitogen-activated protein kinase kinase kinase 14 isoform X2, translating to MHSDREMAIPQMFNSNTPFIIVTGGSELSFLGKEDDSQGCEEEKDSLVQAIAPHLSRVMQHGTAKHMITEGRHVAEENPFVSIVAQAEREDFQEFSPTNTQCPYSRCQLLKKHRSVSMETALLSDTEDEDFDVAAKLPSLHHLQRKQRRKPRRRSQEDGEQPPIIQGLWVQEIDWLKSTGRETTSSSAEIIPPPPQFTDCSHGDSECVRGLEDVSLSDDRGDSDSDCGLEQDSDSIYTHESESDSSCAAEDATQTPDSFKARMSSLTFDRMQVSGFTSCSHSKWDSDSTGCVQSLLGVSDSSDTPSAVNASQCAFGLEDMSDIDTVLDGLRGIVTRLPKLFVSPFFRGLIKQTLNDRETSTPVNEGLIFHHLLEPSSSQYREGEEYCVLHHIQNGSYGDVLCVRDQRTGFTCAAKRIPLSHFSSEEVSTWSALNSPRVVELFGAVREGLNVVLFMDLKPACLAQLLKEMKSLPEDLALHYLHQSLGALEHLHHRKVLHLDVKVDNVLLSADCRDTFLCDFGLSETLDDNGWSTNAFRGAAFPGTETHMAPEVARGDQLCAKVDVWSSCCMLLHMLNGCHPWIRYYSHPLCLQIVDEPPPLWEVPSNCNNFTAKVFRAGLQKDPDRRASAKELRRKTTKALRAGRRVTCSGIIFICIIMMIINVGGLSPWSVKSACEKLHHNKSQNEDAPCSLSTKPSAPMYWVSPWRTTAVDEDSNDSADGDSDSEVEADSLTREWEPKSLQDDYAADGRDWDSCSGSEVDIYMAEEEQDQEKWLKSDGDYEGDWEEEGDEEEEEEEEEEWDSSVSTGYLRALRGIFPLLQKGQQTNENSWGSEPELEYLRDDVAIGTRIQTPSPEPRDDPPSCFSCSDSSQLDASEKESDHSSDDLSSGVFSSCNSQTDGHMEWLTSANQHSSHCFEGVDIWIENVQGECLRIRERRQVKVGHVAIGISDQISGKAFTLETLDRKTVSFEQEIRESCLWLRCVPAPDRCQRWRWRVRDGKLELRE from the exons ATGCACAGCGACAGAGAAATGGCCATACCCCAGATGTTTAACTCCAACACGCCGTTCATCATCGTCACCGGAGGATCTGAACTCTCCTTTCTTGGCAAAGAGGACGACAGTCAGGGATGCGAGGAGGAGAAGGACTCGCTGGTCCAAGCCATCGCCCCACATCTGAGTCGGGTGATGCAGCACGGCACCGCCAAACACATGATCACCGAGGGGCGCCACGTGGCCGAGGAGAATCCCTTTGTCTCCATAGTGGCACAGGCAGAGA GAGAAGACTTTCAGGAGTTCAGTCCTACCAACACTCAGTGCCCTTACTCAAGATGTCAGCTGCTCAAAAAGCACAG GTCTGTCAGCATGGAAACCGCCCTCCTGAGTGACACGGAGGACGAGGACTTCGACGTGGCCGCCAAACTCCCATCACTCCATCACCTCCAGAGGAAACAACGCAGGAAACCCAGAAGACGGAGCCAGGAGGACGGAGAGCAACCTCCAATCATCCAGGGTCTGTGGGTGCAGGAGATTGATTGGCTGAAATCGACAGGCAGAGAGACGACGTCATCATCGGCTGAGATCATACCGCCTCCTCCTCAGTTTACTGACTGCAGCCATGGAGACTCTGAGTGTGTCAGAGGATTAGAGGATGTGTCGCTATCAGACGACAGAGGAGACTCAGACTCTGATTGCGGCCTGGAGCAggactctgactctatttacacTCACGAGAGCGAGTCAGACTCGTCCTGCGCTGCAGAGGACGCCACACAAACACCTGatagttttaaagccagaatgTCAAGTTTAACCTTTGACCGGATGCAGGTGTCCGGTTTTACCTCCTGCTCTCATTCCAAGTGGGATTCAGACTCTACAGGGTGCGTTCAAAGCCTGCTGGGAGTTTCAGATTCCAGCGACACCCCCAGCGCTGTGAATGCATCCCAGTGTGCCTTTGGTTTGGAGGACATGAGTGACATTGACACAGTTTTGGACGGCCTCAGAGGCATAGTGACGCGGCTGCCAAAGCTCTTTGTTTCACCGTTCTTTAGAGGTTTGATCAAACAGACTCTGAACGACAGGGAGACCAGCACGCCTGTCAATGAAGGACTCATATTTCACCAT CTACTCGAGCCCAGCAGCAGTCAGTACCGTGAGGGAGAGGAGTACTGCGTCCTGCACCACATCCAGAACGGCTCCTACGGTGACGTGCTCTGTGTCCGGGACCAGAGGACTGGATTCACATGTGCTGCCAAGAGG ATTCCTCTGAGTCACTTCAGCAGCGAGGAGGTGAGCACGTGGAGCGCTCTCAACTCGCCTCGTGTTGTGGAGCTCTTTGGGGCTGTGAGGGAGGGCCTCAACGTTGTGCTCTTCATGGACCTGAAGCCAG CATGTTTGGCCCAGCTTCTGAAAGAGATGAAGTCCCTACCAGAGGATTTGGCCCTGCACTACCTGCATCAGTCACTGGGGGCGCTAGAGCACCTGCACCACAGGAAGGTCCTCCACCTGGATGTCAAAG TTGACAATGTGCTGCTgtctgcagactgcagagacaCATTCCTCTGTGACTTTGGTCTCTCAGAGACACTCGATGACAACGGATGGAGCACCAATGCGTTCAGGG GAGCGGCGTTCCCCGGCACAGAGACCCACATGGCCCCCGAGGTGGCACGAGGGGATCAACTGTGCGCCAAGGTGGACGTGTGGAGCAGCTGCTGTATGCTACTGCACATGCTCAACGGATGCCACCCGTGGATACGCTACTACTCCCACCCGCTGTGTCTCCAG ATTGTCGATGAGCCTCCTCCTCTGTGGGAGGTGCCGTCCAACTGCAACAACTTCACGGCCAAAGTGTTCAGAGCCGGACTCCAGAAAGATCCTGACAGACGAGCGTCGGCGAAGGAGCTCCGGAGGAAAACCACCAAGGCCCTCAGAGCAGGTCGGCGTGTTACATGTTCAGGAAtcatctttatttgtataataatgatgataataaacg TTGGAGGTTTGAGTCCCTGGTCCGTCAAAAGTGCCTGTGAGAAGCTGCATCACAACAAGAGCCAGAATGAGGACGCCCCTTGCTCTTTGTCAACTAAACCATCAGCCCCGATGTACTGGGTGAGTCCCTGGAGGACCACCGCAGTGGACGAGGACAGCAATGACTCGGCGGATGGTGACTCAGACTCTGAAGTGGAGGCCGACTCCTTAACGAGGGAATGGGAGCCTAAATCCCTGCAGGATGATTACGCCGCAGACGGAAGAGACTGGGACTCCTGCTCTGGTTCAGAGGTGGATATATACATGGCAGAGGAGGAGCAAGATCAGGAGAAGTGGCTGAAGAGTGACGGGGACTATGAGGGGGACtgggaagaggaaggagatgaagaggaggaggaggaggaggaggaagagtgggACTCCTCTGTGTCTACAGGGTATCTCCGTGCTCTCCGGGGAATTTTCCCTTTGCTGCAAAAAGGCCAACAGACAAATGAGAATTCATGGGGATCAGAGCCGGAGCTGGAATACCTCCGAGACG ATGTAGCCATCGGCACCAGAATCCAGACCCCGTCCCCTGAACCTCGAGACGACCCTCCGTCCTGTTTCAGCTGCTCGGACTCATCACAGCTGGATGCCTCAGAGAAG GAGTCTGATCACTCGTCTGATGATCTGAGCTCTGGAGTCTTTTCCTCCTGCAACAGTCAGACAGACGGACACATGGAGTGGTTGACCTCAGCCAATCAGCACTCCTCGCACTGCTTCGAAG GTGTTGACATCTGGATAGAGAACGTCCAGGGCGAGTGTCTGAGGATTCGTGAACGCCGGCAGGTCAAAGTGGGACACGTTGCTATCGGAATCAGTGATCAG ATCTCAGGGAAAGCCTTCACGTTGGAGACCCTGGACAGGAAGACGGTGTCCTTTGAACAAGAGATCAGAGAGTCCTGTCTGTGGCTGCGCTGCGTTCCTGCTCCTGACAGATGTCAGCGCTGGAGGTGGAGAGTCAGAGACGGCAAGCTGGAGCTGAGAGAATGA